One stretch of Plasmodium vivax chromosome 8, whole genome shotgun sequence DNA includes these proteins:
- a CDS encoding hypothetical protein (encoded by transcript PVX_094260A) has protein sequence MPESKKYNKELYQHLKDLFDFIEDHDTIKKEIEEGKETKEPEKISTYCEYVKKAIPLYEAFKGLCTTPEINKCTHCIKDYQKYDPSALLEKSSCDKKIKEKGNQDESIKQEIKRLQESPEDNPVLYSTNDKAYDASDLIPYLMNLLKDGLSYIGIDKIYNYIPFLQNIISLEKFSVIVASTILFIGGLILYSILHKVK, from the coding sequence ATGCCTGaatccaaaaaatataataaggaATTATATCAGCACTTGAAGGATTTGTTTGATTTCATAGAAGACCATGatacaattaaaaaagaaattgaagaGGGTAAGGAGACGAAGGAGCCGGAAAAAATTAGTACATATTGtgaatatgttaaaaaagcaATTCCATTATATGAGGCGTTTAAAGGTTTATGTACAACTCcagaaattaataaatgcaCACATTGTATTAAAGATTACCAAAAGTATGATCCAAGTGCACTCTTGGAAAAATCATcatgtgataaaaaaataaaagaaaaaggtaatCAAGATGAAAGTATTAAACAGGAAATCAAACGATTACAAGAATCACCTGAAGATAATCCTGTATTATATTCAACAAACGACAAAGCATATGATGCAAGTGACTTGATTCCATATCTAATGAATTTATTGAAGGACGGTCTAAGCTACATTGGTATAGATAagatttataattatattccatttttacaaaatataattagcTTAGAAAAGTTTAGTGTAATAGTCGCATcgactattttatttattggAGGACTAATCCTTTATTCTATTTTGCATAAGGTAAAATAA